One window from the genome of Rariglobus hedericola encodes:
- a CDS encoding EscU/YscU/HrcU family type III secretion system export apparatus switch protein — protein MSDTDKDSKTELPSEKRLSEAFENGQFAKSAELQVVATLTAMFGVIAFFLAASTRDISSLATSLWSDLDAAPMQAGALPLQVAECAKVFSKVMLPVIISVGLATLLMGGFQSGFRMSPKAIGFKLENLDFSKGIGRVFSKSAFVRSGVDILKLISIGLVLWLGARSLISDPIFVSPIEAGYLGEFLRRATMEFLSKIILALGIVAAISYSYEKFKTHQDLMMSRQEVKDESKQAEGDAHTKSAMKRMARRLMQKQMLAAVPTADVIVTNPTHYAVALKYERGRDGAPMLLAKGENQFARRIKALAAQHNVPVIENKPVARTLYALGKVGEPIPNNLYQAVAEILAFVYRTHRLYFHDLKIRRAAAEGAATRTTA, from the coding sequence ATGTCCGACACCGACAAAGACTCCAAAACAGAACTCCCGAGCGAGAAGCGCTTGAGCGAGGCGTTTGAGAACGGACAGTTCGCGAAGTCGGCGGAACTGCAGGTCGTGGCAACGCTGACGGCGATGTTTGGCGTGATTGCATTCTTTCTGGCGGCATCAACCCGCGACATCAGTTCACTCGCGACCTCGTTGTGGAGTGATCTCGATGCCGCGCCGATGCAGGCGGGTGCGCTGCCCTTGCAAGTGGCCGAGTGCGCCAAGGTGTTTTCGAAAGTCATGCTGCCCGTGATCATTTCGGTGGGCCTGGCGACGTTGCTCATGGGCGGTTTCCAAAGCGGTTTTCGCATGTCGCCCAAGGCGATCGGCTTCAAGCTGGAGAATCTGGATTTCAGCAAGGGCATCGGCCGGGTGTTTTCCAAAAGCGCGTTTGTGCGCTCCGGCGTCGATATCCTCAAACTCATCTCCATCGGGCTCGTGTTGTGGCTGGGCGCGCGCTCGCTTATCAGTGACCCGATTTTTGTGAGCCCGATCGAAGCCGGCTACCTCGGCGAATTCCTGCGCCGTGCCACGATGGAGTTTCTCTCCAAGATCATTCTGGCCCTGGGCATCGTCGCGGCGATCAGCTACTCTTACGAGAAGTTTAAGACGCATCAGGATTTGATGATGTCGCGCCAGGAAGTGAAGGATGAGAGCAAGCAGGCCGAGGGCGATGCGCACACGAAATCGGCGATGAAGCGCATGGCGCGCCGACTCATGCAAAAACAGATGCTCGCCGCCGTGCCCACGGCTGACGTGATCGTGACCAACCCGACGCACTACGCCGTCGCGTTAAAATACGAGCGGGGCCGCGATGGCGCCCCGATGTTGCTGGCCAAGGGCGAAAACCAGTTTGCGCGTCGCATCAAGGCGCTCGCGGCGCAACACAACGTGCCGGTGATTGAGAACAAGCCGGTGGCGCGCACGCTCTACGCGCTGGGCAAGGTCGGCGAGCCGATCCCCAATAATCTCTATCAGGCCGTGGCCGAGATACTCGCGTTCGTTTACCGCACGCACCGCTTGTATTTCCACGATCTTAAGATCCGTCGCGCCGCCGCCGAGGGTGCGGCCACACGCACCACCGCCTGA
- a CDS encoding flagellar biosynthetic protein FliR: MMIFLRALGLILLFPTLAGRPLPVMLRSAIAVCLATLLYTLVPHVTAIPGALGGLIAASACEVALGLVMGWVGRLVFAAVEMGGRVISSEIGLTAIPGIDAPQPAQEPVATLLVTFAGMMFFIAGGHLGSLAAFARSFDFAPAGAAAFGIDAPERLVTATSRVLELGLRIAAPFIALNFLVTLAFAVLGRAVPRMQVFVLSYSLRSLAGFALLAGSGGLLTRYLWPEFYALPLRLLELLPAAVS, from the coding sequence ATGATGATCTTCCTGCGGGCGCTGGGACTCATCCTGTTGTTCCCCACGCTGGCAGGGCGGCCACTGCCGGTGATGTTGCGCTCGGCCATCGCGGTGTGCCTGGCCACGTTACTCTACACACTGGTGCCGCACGTGACGGCTATTCCCGGCGCGCTCGGCGGACTGATCGCGGCGTCCGCCTGTGAAGTGGCTCTGGGCCTGGTGATGGGCTGGGTGGGTCGTCTGGTTTTCGCCGCCGTGGAAATGGGCGGACGTGTGATCTCCAGCGAAATCGGCCTCACCGCCATTCCCGGAATCGATGCTCCGCAACCGGCGCAGGAACCCGTGGCGACGCTGCTGGTAACCTTTGCCGGCATGATGTTTTTCATCGCGGGCGGACACCTGGGCTCACTGGCGGCCTTCGCGCGCAGCTTTGATTTCGCGCCCGCCGGAGCGGCGGCGTTTGGAATCGATGCGCCGGAACGTCTGGTGACGGCGACGTCCCGCGTGCTTGAACTGGGACTGCGTATCGCCGCGCCGTTTATAGCGCTGAACTTTTTAGTGACGCTCGCCTTTGCCGTCTTGGGACGTGCGGTGCCCCGCATGCAAGTGTTCGTGTTGAGCTACTCGCTGCGCTCGCTCGCAGGCTTCGCGTTGCTCGCGGGCTCGGGCGGATTGCTGACGCGTTATCTGTGGCCCGAATTCTACGCGCTGCCGCTTCGCTTGCTCGAACTGTTGCCCGCGGCGGTGAGTTAA